One genomic segment of Ferrimonas sp. YFM includes these proteins:
- a CDS encoding DUF423 domain-containing protein: protein MMKRAFMALATFGGAMATALGAYGAHGLTKVAPPHLVESFNTAVMYQFFHCLLLMAVALWMRSNSSRLLIWAGTLVVLGMLGFSGSIYSMVLVGTKGIGMITPMGGVLLIIGWLLLFAAVWRWERVS, encoded by the coding sequence ATGATGAAACGTGCCTTTATGGCCCTGGCGACCTTTGGCGGGGCCATGGCCACCGCCCTGGGCGCCTACGGTGCCCACGGCCTCACCAAGGTGGCACCGCCTCACCTGGTGGAGAGCTTCAATACCGCGGTGATGTACCAGTTCTTCCACTGCCTGCTGCTGATGGCGGTGGCCCTGTGGATGCGCAGCAACAGCTCCAGGCTGCTGATCTGGGCCGGCACCCTGGTGGTGCTGGGGATGCTGGGCTTCTCTGGAAGCATCTACTCCATGGTGCTGGTCGGCACCAAGGGGATTGGGATGATCACCCCCATGGGTGGTGTCCTGTTGATCATTGGTTGGTTGCTGCTGTTTGCTGCCGTATGGCGTTGGGAGAGAGTGTCATGA
- the kdsA gene encoding 3-deoxy-8-phosphooctulonate synthase has translation MQNRTIEVSNLEVANDKPFVLFGGMNVLESRDLAMQVAEHYVEVTSKLGIPYVFKASFDKANRSSIHSYRGPGMEEGLKIFEEIKAQFQVPVITDVHEIHQCAPVAEVADVIQLPAFLARQTDLVQAMAETGAVINVKKPQFLSPGQMKNIVDKFNECGNDKVILCERGSNFGYDNLVVDMLGFRTMKECSGGLPVIFDVTHALQCRDPLGAASGGRRHQTVELAKAGMATGLAGLFLEAHPDPDKARCDGPSALPLAVLEPFLAQMKALDDLIKSQPDLAIS, from the coding sequence ATGCAAAATCGCACTATTGAAGTGAGTAACCTGGAGGTTGCCAACGACAAGCCGTTCGTGCTGTTTGGCGGCATGAACGTGCTGGAGTCCCGTGATCTGGCGATGCAGGTGGCGGAACACTACGTCGAGGTGACCAGCAAGCTGGGCATTCCCTACGTATTCAAAGCCTCCTTCGATAAGGCCAATCGCAGCTCCATCCACTCCTACCGCGGACCCGGCATGGAAGAGGGGCTGAAGATCTTCGAAGAGATCAAGGCGCAGTTTCAGGTGCCGGTGATCACCGACGTTCATGAGATCCATCAGTGTGCGCCCGTGGCCGAAGTGGCGGACGTGATCCAGCTGCCCGCCTTCCTGGCCCGTCAGACCGACCTGGTGCAGGCGATGGCTGAGACCGGCGCGGTGATCAACGTCAAGAAGCCTCAGTTCCTCAGCCCGGGACAGATGAAAAACATCGTCGACAAGTTCAACGAGTGTGGCAACGACAAGGTGATTCTGTGCGAGCGCGGCAGCAACTTTGGCTATGACAACCTGGTGGTGGACATGCTGGGTTTCCGCACCATGAAGGAGTGCAGCGGTGGTTTGCCGGTGATCTTCGATGTGACTCACGCCCTGCAGTGCCGTGACCCTCTGGGGGCGGCTTCAGGGGGACGTCGTCATCAGACGGTGGAGTTGGCTAAGGCGGGTATGGCGACTGGACTGGCTGGTCTGTTCCTGGAGGCGCACCCGGATCCCGACAAGGCCCGCTGCGATGGTCCCAGCGCCCTGCCTCTGGCAGTGCTGGAGCCCTTCCTGGCTCAGATGAAAGCCCTGGATGACCTGATCAAGTCTCAGCCTGACCTGGCCATCTCCTAA
- a CDS encoding alpha/beta family hydrolase, producing the protein MVRIDGNRDARHWLLLAHGSGAGMDHPFMDTMARAIAGEDLCVVRYEFPYMQTIRATNKRRPPDRMPRLLDALGDLIGEYRRDDRVLVLGGKSLGGRVSATWALDNPVAGVIALGYPFHPVGKPDKWRLEPLTEGRVPTLVLQGERDSFGNRGELEGVALPDHVRLQYVTDGDHSLKPRKASGVTEEQNLQAAATACRAFILGLEP; encoded by the coding sequence ATGGTCAGAATCGATGGCAACCGGGACGCTCGCCACTGGCTGTTGCTGGCTCATGGCAGCGGCGCCGGTATGGACCACCCCTTTATGGACACCATGGCCAGAGCCATTGCCGGAGAGGATCTCTGTGTGGTGCGCTACGAATTTCCCTATATGCAGACCATTCGGGCTACCAACAAGCGCCGCCCCCCTGATAGAATGCCGCGCCTGCTGGACGCCCTGGGTGATCTGATCGGGGAGTACCGCCGTGATGATCGCGTGCTGGTGCTGGGGGGCAAGTCTCTCGGAGGCCGGGTCAGTGCCACCTGGGCGCTGGACAATCCGGTCGCCGGTGTCATCGCCCTGGGGTACCCCTTCCACCCCGTGGGCAAGCCGGACAAGTGGCGACTGGAACCCCTGACCGAGGGCCGGGTGCCGACCCTGGTGCTCCAGGGGGAACGGGACAGTTTTGGTAATCGGGGTGAGCTTGAAGGTGTCGCCCTGCCGGACCATGTGCGTCTGCAATACGTCACCGATGGTGACCACAGTTTGAAACCCAGGAAGGCCAGTGGCGTGACCGAGGAGCAGAATCTCCAGGCTGCGGCCACCGCCTGCCGGGCCTTTATTTTAGGATTAGAACCATGA
- the rlmM gene encoding 23S rRNA (cytidine(2498)-2'-O)-methyltransferase RlmM: MNTLLLHCRPGFEKECAAEIQDSAATLEVYGFPRLEKDSGFVLFECYQNGDADKLMHELDFHRLIFARSWFCVVGQLTDMPLGDRVGAVLAHAKALPKAGKLWVESADGDAYRQVLPFCKKLSVPLRQGLRKQGILTAQEREKMPRIHLFLTDNQNGYVGYSRSDNGSPFFMGIPRLKFPSDAPSRSTLKLDEAFLVFLNEEETEERLHGGLYAVDLGACPGGWTYQLVRRGMFVSSVDNGAMAESLMETGQVTHFPEDGFKFVPEDPRIHWMVCDMADQPHKVAARMATWVIEGWCKETIFNLKLPMKQRYQAVAECFAEMTAMLRKAGVRYGLQAKHLYHDREEITVHLYRI; encoded by the coding sequence ATGAATACCCTGTTGTTGCATTGCCGTCCCGGTTTCGAGAAGGAGTGTGCCGCAGAGATCCAGGACAGCGCTGCTACCCTGGAGGTGTACGGTTTTCCCCGCCTTGAGAAGGACTCAGGCTTTGTGCTGTTCGAGTGCTACCAAAATGGTGACGCCGACAAGCTGATGCATGAGCTGGACTTCCATCGGCTCATTTTCGCCCGCAGCTGGTTCTGTGTGGTGGGACAGCTCACCGACATGCCCCTGGGTGACCGCGTCGGGGCGGTGCTGGCCCATGCCAAGGCCCTGCCCAAGGCGGGTAAGCTGTGGGTGGAGTCTGCCGATGGCGATGCCTACCGTCAGGTGCTGCCGTTTTGTAAGAAGCTGAGCGTGCCTCTGCGTCAGGGGCTGCGCAAGCAGGGGATCCTGACCGCCCAGGAGCGTGAGAAGATGCCCCGCATCCACCTGTTCCTCACTGACAACCAGAACGGTTACGTGGGTTACAGCCGTTCGGACAACGGTTCCCCCTTCTTTATGGGGATCCCCAGACTCAAGTTCCCCAGCGATGCCCCGAGCCGCTCCACCCTGAAGCTGGACGAGGCTTTCCTGGTGTTCCTCAACGAAGAGGAGACCGAGGAGCGTCTGCACGGCGGCCTGTATGCGGTGGATCTGGGCGCCTGCCCGGGTGGCTGGACCTATCAGCTGGTGCGTCGCGGCATGTTTGTCTCCTCGGTGGATAACGGTGCCATGGCTGAGAGCCTGATGGAGACCGGCCAGGTGACCCACTTCCCCGAAGATGGCTTCAAGTTCGTCCCGGAAGACCCCAGAATTCACTGGATGGTGTGTGATATGGCGGATCAGCCCCATAAGGTGGCGGCGCGGATGGCCACCTGGGTCATCGAGGGCTGGTGTAAGGAGACCATCTTCAACCTGAAGCTGCCGATGAAGCAGCGTTACCAGGCGGTGGCGGAGTGTTTCGCCGAGATGACTGCCATGCTGCGCAAGGCCGGTGTCCGGTATGGTCTGCAGGCCAAGCACCTCTACCACGACAGGGAAGAGATCACCGTTCACCTGTACCGCATCTGA
- the lolB gene encoding lipoprotein insertase outer membrane protein LolB encodes MWLSGCATAPPASRDSASPSDLTRWQLKGKLAIIQPEERLSVNLHWQHNGDRDDLRLTNLFGSTLITLQASENGAKIRYQDKTYSGNNASELLGRLTGWAVPLTDLSRWILGQGSQDEGQTVLDDNGWPAQVTLVLDPNQPPWQMKYQGWQQVEGYRIPRMVSLRQGDNRLKLALSDWQPELPR; translated from the coding sequence ATGTGGTTGTCCGGCTGTGCCACTGCTCCCCCTGCATCCAGGGACTCCGCCTCACCATCAGATTTAACCCGTTGGCAACTCAAGGGAAAGCTGGCCATTATCCAGCCGGAAGAGCGACTTTCTGTCAACCTTCACTGGCAGCATAACGGCGACCGCGACGATCTTAGACTGACCAACCTGTTTGGCTCAACCCTGATCACGCTTCAGGCTTCTGAAAATGGGGCCAAGATCCGTTACCAGGACAAAACCTACTCAGGCAACAACGCTTCTGAGCTGTTAGGACGCCTAACTGGCTGGGCAGTTCCCCTGACTGATCTTTCTCGTTGGATTCTTGGGCAGGGATCACAGGATGAGGGGCAAACCGTACTGGATGACAACGGCTGGCCGGCTCAGGTGACCCTGGTGCTGGACCCCAATCAGCCCCCCTGGCAGATGAAATATCAGGGCTGGCAACAAGTTGAAGGGTATCGCATCCCCAGAATGGTCAGCTTGCGCCAGGGGGACAACAGGTTAAAATTGGCGCTTTCAGACTGGCAACCGGAGCTTCCAAGGTGA
- the prmC gene encoding peptide chain release factor N(5)-glutamine methyltransferase: protein MRLDQALAHGASCLQEGESPQIDAQLLLCFVLDRPKTYLYTWPERELTPEQERAFDALLSRRANGEPAAHITGVREFWSLALKVNPSTLIPRPDTEALVEFVLERDLKPGSTVVDLGTGTGAIALALASERPDWRITAVDLKEDAVALARENRDALGLDLEVIQSSWFDSLEGRRFDLVVSNPPYIEEADPHLRQGDVRFEPLSALTSGEDGLVDITHIVENGRQFLNDGGTMVLEHGYNQAAQVRALFEHFGYTEVGSGKDLAGRERFSFGRLMAATKET, encoded by the coding sequence GTGCGCCTGGATCAGGCACTGGCCCATGGCGCCAGCTGCCTGCAGGAAGGGGAGTCGCCGCAGATCGACGCTCAGCTGTTGCTCTGCTTTGTGCTGGATCGCCCCAAAACCTATCTCTATACCTGGCCTGAGCGGGAGCTGACCCCGGAGCAGGAGAGGGCATTCGACGCCCTGCTGAGCCGACGGGCGAACGGCGAGCCTGCAGCCCACATCACCGGAGTCAGGGAGTTCTGGTCCCTGGCGCTGAAGGTCAACCCCAGCACCCTGATTCCCAGGCCGGATACCGAGGCGCTGGTGGAGTTTGTCCTGGAGAGGGATCTGAAACCGGGCAGCACCGTAGTGGATCTGGGCACCGGCACCGGTGCCATTGCCCTGGCCCTGGCCAGCGAGCGCCCCGATTGGCGGATCACCGCCGTCGACCTGAAGGAAGATGCGGTGGCCCTGGCCCGGGAGAACCGGGATGCCCTGGGGCTGGATCTGGAGGTTATCCAGAGCAGTTGGTTCGACTCTCTCGAAGGGCGACGCTTCGATCTGGTGGTGTCCAACCCGCCTTACATCGAGGAGGCTGACCCCCACCTGAGGCAGGGGGACGTGCGCTTCGAGCCGCTGTCTGCCCTCACTTCAGGGGAGGATGGTTTGGTGGATATTACTCATATTGTTGAAAATGGACGCCAATTCCTCAATGATGGCGGCACCATGGTGTTAGAGCACGGTTACAATCAGGCTGCTCAGGTTCGAGCTCTGTTTGAACATTTCGGTTACACCGAGGTTGGATCCGGCAAGGATCTGGCCGGAAGGGAAAGATTCAGTTTTGGCCGCCTGATGGCGGCAACCAAGGAGACTTAA
- the hemA gene encoding glutamyl-tRNA reductase, whose protein sequence is MTLVAIGINHKTASVSLREKLAFGPDILGDALKSVSRLTPTGEAVILSTCNRTELYINRADSEALVAWLVEYHNLPEDEVRASLYLHENQAAVKHLLRVSAGLDSLVLGEPQILGQIKQAFGNAQQHGTVSHTLDRMFQHTFKVAKKIRTETEIGSSAVSVAFAAVNLAKHIFDDLSKSNVLLVGAGETIELVARHLKEAGVTTMTVANRTVSRAEGMAEEFGAKVVTLPQIPECLPQADIVISSTASPLPILGKGMVENALKQRRQQPMLLVDIAVPRDIEAEVGELENAYLYTVDDLQGIVQKNMESRLEAAEQAEVIADEQSEEFMDWLRSLDSIDTLKQFRDQSLATKDEVLERSLAKLKSGASAEQVLSELANKLTNRLIHAPTQALSQAARSGDLNSLDLLRKALGINDN, encoded by the coding sequence ATGACGTTAGTAGCAATTGGGATCAACCACAAGACCGCCAGTGTCTCTCTGCGGGAGAAGTTGGCATTTGGACCGGACATTCTGGGCGATGCCCTCAAGAGCGTGTCCAGGCTGACGCCGACCGGCGAAGCGGTGATCCTGTCTACCTGCAACCGCACCGAACTCTACATCAACCGTGCAGACAGCGAAGCTCTGGTGGCCTGGCTGGTGGAGTACCACAACCTGCCCGAGGATGAGGTGCGAGCCAGCCTCTATCTTCACGAAAACCAGGCTGCGGTCAAACATCTGCTGCGTGTTTCTGCCGGCTTGGACTCCCTGGTCCTGGGTGAGCCTCAGATTCTGGGGCAGATCAAGCAGGCCTTCGGTAACGCCCAACAGCACGGCACCGTGTCTCACACCCTGGACCGCATGTTCCAGCACACCTTCAAGGTGGCCAAGAAGATCCGGACCGAGACCGAGATCGGTTCGTCGGCGGTCTCCGTGGCCTTCGCTGCGGTGAACCTGGCCAAACACATCTTCGACGATCTCTCCAAGTCCAACGTACTGCTGGTGGGGGCGGGTGAGACCATAGAACTGGTGGCCCGTCACCTCAAGGAAGCCGGTGTGACCACCATGACCGTGGCCAACCGTACCGTCAGCCGTGCCGAAGGGATGGCGGAAGAGTTTGGCGCCAAAGTGGTGACCCTGCCCCAGATCCCTGAGTGTCTGCCTCAAGCGGACATCGTCATCTCCTCCACCGCTTCGCCACTGCCGATCCTGGGCAAGGGGATGGTGGAGAATGCCCTGAAGCAGCGCCGTCAGCAGCCGATGCTGCTGGTGGACATCGCCGTGCCCCGCGACATCGAAGCCGAGGTGGGCGAGCTGGAAAATGCCTATCTGTACACCGTGGACGACCTGCAGGGGATCGTTCAGAAGAACATGGAATCCCGCCTCGAGGCTGCCGAGCAGGCCGAGGTGATCGCCGATGAGCAGTCCGAGGAGTTTATGGACTGGTTGCGCAGCCTGGATTCCATCGACACCCTGAAGCAGTTCCGGGATCAGAGCCTGGCCACCAAAGATGAGGTGCTTGAGCGCTCCCTGGCCAAGCTGAAATCCGGCGCCTCTGCGGAGCAGGTGTTGAGCGAGCTGGCCAACAAGCTGACCAACAGATTGATCCACGCTCCGACTCAGGCACTGTCCCAGGCCGCACGTTCCGGCGACCTGAATTCCCTAGACCTCTTGCGTAAGGCCCTTGGCATCAACGACAATTAG
- a CDS encoding SirB2 family protein — translation MDALYPGVKHFHMLMIGMSVTLLTLRFIWSMSGSGFMNRRWVKVFPHVVDTLLLLSGAALCFLIAQYPGSSPWLTEKLLSLVAYILLGVFAMKSKGKLLRVLAFFGALGWLGMIAKVAMTKTPILMG, via the coding sequence ATGGACGCACTCTACCCTGGAGTCAAACACTTCCACATGCTGATGATCGGCATGAGCGTGACCCTGTTGACCCTGAGATTCATCTGGAGCATGAGTGGCTCCGGTTTCATGAACCGCCGCTGGGTCAAGGTGTTTCCCCATGTGGTGGACACCCTGCTGCTGCTCTCCGGCGCCGCCCTCTGCTTCCTGATCGCTCAGTATCCGGGGTCCAGCCCCTGGCTGACCGAGAAGCTGCTGAGTCTGGTGGCCTACATTCTGCTGGGTGTTTTCGCCATGAAGAGTAAGGGCAAGCTATTGAGAGTTCTGGCCTTCTTTGGCGCTCTGGGCTGGCTGGGGATGATCGCCAAGGTGGCCATGACCAAGACCCCCATCCTGATGGGCTGA
- a CDS encoding transcriptional regulator GcvA, which produces MSRRLPPLNAVKAFEAAARNLSFTRAAEELFVTQAAISHQIKALEEFLGLKLFRRRNRSLLLTEEGQSYFLDIKDLFTQLSDATERLLARSASGSLTVSLAPSFAIQWLVPRLAKFSELHPDVDVRIKAVDMDEGSLSDDVDVAIYYGRGKWPGLRADMLRAESLVPVCSPQLLAGPKPLKSAEDLQKHTLLHDMSRRDWKTWAKMAEVELPNVSQGPIFSHSSLVLQAAIHGHGVALGYSVLARPDIEAGRLVCPIDKVLPSKNAYYLVCQESQSDLGKISAFREWMVDTFRQENESDPIPAPAYDI; this is translated from the coding sequence ATGTCCCGCCGCCTGCCCCCGCTTAACGCCGTTAAGGCCTTTGAAGCGGCCGCCCGCAATCTCAGCTTCACGCGGGCAGCAGAAGAGTTATTTGTGACCCAGGCCGCAATCAGTCACCAGATAAAGGCGCTGGAAGAGTTTTTGGGATTAAAACTTTTCAGGCGCAGAAACCGATCCTTACTGCTCACCGAAGAGGGCCAGAGCTACTTCCTGGACATCAAGGATCTCTTCACTCAGCTCAGCGATGCCACCGAACGGCTGCTGGCCAGAAGTGCAAGCGGTTCTTTGACCGTCAGCCTGGCGCCCAGCTTCGCCATTCAGTGGCTGGTCCCCCGTTTGGCCAAGTTTTCCGAACTTCATCCCGATGTGGATGTTCGGATTAAGGCGGTGGATATGGATGAGGGATCCTTGTCCGACGACGTGGATGTGGCCATCTACTATGGCCGTGGCAAGTGGCCAGGGCTGCGGGCGGACATGCTCAGGGCAGAATCCCTGGTGCCTGTGTGCTCCCCCCAGTTGCTTGCCGGCCCCAAGCCGCTGAAGAGCGCCGAGGATCTTCAAAAGCACACCCTGCTGCACGATATGTCCCGCCGTGACTGGAAAACCTGGGCCAAGATGGCCGAAGTGGAGCTGCCCAACGTCAGTCAGGGCCCCATCTTCAGCCACTCCTCCCTGGTGTTGCAGGCGGCGATCCACGGCCATGGCGTGGCCCTGGGGTACTCGGTGCTGGCCCGGCCCGATATCGAAGCGGGCCGTCTGGTGTGCCCCATCGACAAGGTGCTGCCCAGCAAGAACGCCTACTACCTGGTGTGCCAGGAGAGCCAGTCGGATCTCGGTAAGATCTCAGCCTTCCGAGAGTGGATGGTGGATACCTTCCGCCAGGAGAACGAGTCGGATCCGATTCCGGCACCGGCTTACGATATCTAA
- a CDS encoding DUF819 family protein, with the protein MQQVMFTNPATVLGILMLVLGAVFYTHQSRHPFWQGFYRFVPALLLCYFIPSLLNSFGVIDGDDKTLYYVASRFLLPTALVLLTLKLDLRAIARLGPKAIIMFFTGTLGIVIGAPIALLVTSAIFPELLGGHGPEAVWRGMTTVAGSWIGGGANQTAMKEIYGVGDNIFSAMIAVDVIVANVWMAVLLFMAGKAKEIDAANGADASAIEALKDKMSHWEANNARMAHLNDLIFIVAIGFGVTGLAHLGADILSPWFADNFPELKRYSLHSKFFWLIVIATAVGIALSLTRVAKLEEAGASKVGSAFIYVLVATIGMHMDIKAILDSPVYFLLGGIWMLVHASLMLAMAKIIKAPLFYMAVGSQANVGGAASAPVVASAFHPSLAPVGVLLAVLGYAVGTYMAWFSGQILQVLAGG; encoded by the coding sequence ATGCAACAGGTAATGTTTACCAACCCGGCCACCGTGCTGGGTATTTTAATGTTGGTACTGGGGGCGGTGTTCTACACCCACCAGAGCCGTCATCCCTTCTGGCAGGGGTTCTATCGATTCGTTCCCGCTTTGCTGCTGTGCTACTTCATCCCCTCGCTGCTCAACAGCTTCGGGGTGATCGATGGTGATGACAAGACCCTGTACTATGTCGCCTCCCGGTTCCTGCTGCCCACCGCCCTGGTGCTGTTGACCCTGAAGCTGGATCTGCGCGCCATCGCCCGCCTGGGTCCCAAGGCGATCATCATGTTCTTCACCGGTACCCTGGGCATCGTCATCGGTGCACCCATCGCCCTGCTGGTGACCTCGGCCATCTTCCCCGAACTGCTCGGCGGACACGGACCCGAGGCGGTATGGCGCGGCATGACCACGGTGGCAGGCAGCTGGATTGGCGGCGGTGCCAACCAGACCGCCATGAAGGAGATCTATGGCGTGGGCGACAATATCTTCTCGGCGATGATCGCCGTGGATGTGATTGTGGCCAACGTGTGGATGGCGGTACTGCTGTTTATGGCGGGTAAGGCGAAAGAGATCGACGCCGCCAACGGCGCCGATGCCTCTGCCATTGAGGCGCTCAAAGACAAGATGTCTCACTGGGAGGCCAACAACGCCCGTATGGCCCACCTCAATGACCTGATCTTCATCGTGGCCATCGGTTTCGGTGTGACCGGCCTGGCACACCTGGGCGCGGATATCCTCAGCCCGTGGTTTGCCGACAACTTCCCGGAGCTGAAGCGCTACAGCCTGCATTCCAAGTTCTTCTGGCTGATCGTGATCGCCACCGCCGTGGGTATTGCCCTGTCATTGACCCGAGTGGCTAAGCTTGAGGAGGCGGGGGCCTCCAAGGTGGGCTCGGCCTTCATCTATGTGTTGGTGGCCACCATCGGCATGCACATGGACATCAAGGCCATTCTGGATTCGCCGGTGTACTTCCTGCTGGGTGGCATCTGGATGCTGGTGCACGCCAGCCTGATGCTGGCGATGGCCAAGATCATTAAAGCCCCGCTGTTTTACATGGCCGTGGGCAGTCAGGCCAACGTGGGTGGCGCCGCCAGTGCCCCTGTGGTGGCCAGCGCTTTCCACCCCAGCCTGGCGCCTGTGGGCGTGCTGCTGGCGGTGCTGGGCTATGCCGTGGGAACCTACATGGCCTGGTTCAGCGGACAGATATTGCAAGTATTGGCGGGTGGTTAA
- the prfA gene encoding peptide chain release factor 1, whose amino-acid sequence MKPSVIAKLEGLLERYEEVQALLGEPDVISDQDRFRALSKEFSQLEEVVKAFQSYRQAGEDIETAQEMLDDPDMKEMAEEELKEAQEVRERLEDELQILLLPRDPKDDSNAFIEIRAGAGGDEASIFAGDLFRMYSRYAETKGWRIELMSAAEGEHGGFSKVIAKLSGDGAYGVMKFESGGHRVQRVPATESQGRIHTSACTVIVMPELPEAEQIEINPADLKVDTFRASGAGGQHVNKTDSAIRITHLPSGVVVECQDERSQHKNRARAMSILAARLQAAEDEKRRNEEQSSRRNLMASGDRSERIRTYNYPQGRVTDHRINLTLYRLNEVIEGDLDALAQPILQEYQADMLAALAEE is encoded by the coding sequence ATGAAGCCTTCCGTTATTGCAAAACTAGAGGGCTTGCTCGAGCGTTATGAAGAGGTTCAGGCGCTGTTGGGCGAGCCCGATGTGATTTCCGATCAAGATCGATTCCGTGCTCTTTCCAAGGAGTTCTCCCAGCTGGAAGAGGTGGTGAAGGCGTTTCAGTCCTACCGCCAGGCTGGCGAAGACATTGAGACCGCCCAGGAGATGCTCGACGATCCCGACATGAAAGAGATGGCGGAAGAGGAGCTCAAGGAGGCCCAGGAGGTTCGGGAAAGACTGGAAGATGAGCTGCAGATCCTGCTGCTGCCCAGAGACCCCAAGGACGACTCCAACGCCTTTATCGAGATTCGTGCCGGTGCCGGTGGCGATGAAGCCTCCATCTTTGCCGGAGATCTGTTCCGCATGTACAGCCGTTATGCCGAAACCAAGGGCTGGCGCATCGAGCTGATGTCCGCCGCCGAGGGTGAGCATGGTGGTTTCTCCAAGGTGATCGCCAAGCTGTCCGGCGATGGTGCCTATGGGGTGATGAAGTTTGAGAGTGGCGGTCACCGGGTGCAACGGGTGCCGGCCACCGAGTCCCAGGGTCGCATCCACACCTCCGCCTGTACCGTGATCGTAATGCCCGAGCTGCCGGAAGCGGAGCAGATTGAGATCAACCCCGCCGACCTGAAGGTGGACACCTTCCGCGCCTCCGGCGCCGGTGGTCAGCACGTGAACAAAACCGATTCCGCCATCCGCATTACCCACCTCCCCTCCGGGGTGGTGGTGGAGTGTCAGGATGAACGCTCTCAGCACAAGAACCGGGCCCGGGCCATGTCCATCCTGGCTGCCCGCCTGCAGGCCGCCGAAGATGAGAAGCGTCGCAACGAGGAGCAGAGCTCTCGCCGCAACCTGATGGCCTCCGGTGACCGCAGTGAGCGTATCCGCACCTACAACTACCCCCAGGGGCGGGTCACCGATCACCGCATCAACCTGACCCTGTATCGCCTCAACGAGGTGATCGAAGGGGATCTGGACGCCCTGGCCCAGCCCATCCTCCAGGAGTACCAGGCGGACATGCTGGCCGCACTGGCGGAGGAGTAA
- the ispE gene encoding 4-(cytidine 5'-diphospho)-2-C-methyl-D-erythritol kinase — protein sequence MPTPSRNWPAPAKLNLFLHINGRREDGYHELQTLFQILDFGDTLHFTITDTPDVTLSPAVEGVADEDNLIVRAARLLQQHTGCTQGAKIELEKRLPMGGGLGGGSSDAATTLVALNALWGLNLDEDTLAELGLSLGADVPVFVRGRAAVADGVGEKLRPVDIQEPWYLVIAPGVEVSTAEIFGHPGLTRNTPKLAQPERRPSQWHNDCTPVVLQSHGQVANALGWLIQYAPSQMTGTGSCVFGTFSTEEEALNAYADLPNEWQGFVARGCNRSPLMGRCQQPL from the coding sequence ATGCCAACCCCAAGCCGTAACTGGCCCGCCCCCGCCAAACTCAACCTCTTCCTTCACATCAACGGTCGCCGGGAGGATGGTTACCACGAATTGCAGACCCTGTTCCAGATTCTGGATTTTGGCGACACCCTGCATTTCACCATCACCGACACGCCGGATGTCACCCTGAGCCCGGCGGTCGAAGGGGTGGCCGATGAGGACAACCTGATTGTTCGCGCCGCCCGACTGCTGCAGCAACACACAGGCTGCACCCAGGGGGCCAAGATAGAGCTGGAGAAGCGACTGCCCATGGGCGGTGGACTGGGCGGAGGCTCGTCGGACGCGGCCACCACCCTGGTGGCGCTCAATGCCCTGTGGGGCCTGAACCTGGATGAGGATACCCTGGCGGAGCTGGGGCTAAGCCTGGGGGCCGATGTCCCGGTGTTTGTCCGGGGCCGCGCCGCCGTTGCCGACGGCGTCGGCGAGAAGCTGCGTCCGGTGGACATTCAAGAGCCCTGGTACCTGGTGATCGCCCCAGGTGTTGAGGTCTCCACCGCCGAGATTTTCGGCCACCCTGGGCTGACCCGAAATACCCCCAAATTGGCCCAGCCAGAACGCCGTCCCAGTCAGTGGCACAATGACTGCACGCCCGTGGTGTTGCAAAGCCATGGTCAAGTTGCAAACGCCTTGGGCTGGTTGATACAATACGCGCCGTCTCAAATGACCGGCACCGGCAGCTGTGTTTTTGGCACCTTTTCCACTGAGGAGGAGGCGCTGAATGCCTATGCCGATCTGCCCAATGAGTGGCAAGGGTTCGTTGCTCGTGGCTGCAACCGCTCCCCCTTGATGGGACGGTGCCAACAGCCCCTATAA